The proteins below are encoded in one region of Canis lupus familiaris isolate Mischka breed German Shepherd chromosome 21, alternate assembly UU_Cfam_GSD_1.0, whole genome shotgun sequence:
- the LOC119864987 gene encoding olfactory receptor 52R1-like, whose protein sequence is MLASGNSSSHPVFFILLGIPGLENYQFWIAFPLCAMYLVAIVGNFITLHIIRTDHTLHEPMYLFLAMLAITDLALSSSTQPKMLAILWFHAHEIEYHACLIQVFFIHAFSSVESGLLMAMALDRYVAICFPLHHSTILTPTVVGKLGAVVMMRGLLWVSPFCIMVSRMPFCNNHVIAQSYCEHMAVLKLVCADTRVNRAYGLFAAFSVVGFDIIVISISYVMILRTVLGLPSDEAQFKAFGTCASHICVILAFYIPALFTFLTHRFGHHVPRVVHIMFANFYLLVPPMLNPIIYGVRTKQIRDRVIQSCCGKDP, encoded by the coding sequence ATGCTGGCATCAGGGAACAGCTCTTCACATCCTGTGTTCTTCATCCTACTTGGGATCCCAGGACTGGAAAATTACCAGTTTTGGATTGCCTTTCCTCTATGTGCCATGTATCTAGTAGCTATAGTTGGAAATTTCATTACCCTTCATATAATCCGAACTGACCACACCCTGCATGAGCCCATGTACCTTTTTCTAGCCATGCTGGCTATCACTGACCTGGCTCTATCCTCCTCCACACAACCTAAAATGCTGGCTATACTCTGGTTTCATGCTCATGAGATTGAATACCATGCCTGCCTCATCCAGGTGTTCTTCATCCATGCCTTTTCCTCCGTGGAGTCCGGGTTGCTCATGGCTATGGCCTTGGACCGTTATGTGGCTATCTGCTTCCCACTCCACCACTCTACTATCCTGACCCCAACTGTAGTGGGTAAACTGGGAGCAGTTGTGATGATGAGAGGTTTGCTATGGGTGAGCCCCTTCTGCATTATGGTCTCCAGGATGCCCTTCTGCAACAACCACGTCATTGCCCAGTCATACTGTGAGCACATGGCTGTGTTAAAGCTGGTGTGTGCAGACACTAGAGTAAACCGTGCATATGGGCTCTTTGCGGCCTTCTCTGTGGTTGGCTTTGATATAATTGTCATCAGTATATCCTATGTGATGATTCTGAGAACTGTTCTGGGGTTGCCCTCTGATGAAGCCCAGTTCAAGGCTTTTGGCACATGTGCTTCCCATATCTGTGTCATCTTGGCTTTTTATATTCCAGCCCTCTTTACTTTCCTCACCCACCGCTTTGGACATCATGTGCCCCGAGTGGTCCATATCATGTTCGCCAATTTCTATCTACTTGTACCTCCCATGCTCAACCCCATCATCTATGGAGTCAGAACCAAGCAGATCAGGGACAGGGTTATTCAAAGTTGTTGTGGAAAAGATCCCTAA